The following are encoded in a window of Saccharothrix longispora genomic DNA:
- a CDS encoding amino acid ABC transporter ATP-binding protein: MSEAAVVETGPAVEIVGLKKSFGPLEVLKGIDARVERGDVVCVIGPSGSGKSTLLRCVNLLEEPTAGRIVVNGTELTDPDVDIDAARTRIGMVFQGFNLFSHLNVLNNLMVAQRKVLKRDQKTAQEVALRNLERVGLGEKVNAMPAQLSGGQQQRVAIARALSMDPDVMLFDEPTSALDPELVGDVLGVMRQLADEGMTMLVVTHEMQFAREVADRVLFMDGGYVVEEGPAEQVISAPRHERTQSFLARVLDPTHQGPSA, translated from the coding sequence GTGAGCGAGGCGGCTGTCGTGGAGACCGGACCGGCGGTCGAGATCGTCGGGCTGAAGAAGTCGTTCGGCCCGCTGGAGGTGCTCAAGGGCATCGACGCGCGGGTCGAGCGCGGTGACGTGGTGTGCGTCATCGGGCCGTCCGGCTCGGGCAAGTCAACGCTGCTGCGCTGCGTGAACCTGCTGGAGGAGCCGACGGCGGGCAGGATCGTCGTCAACGGCACCGAGCTGACCGACCCGGACGTGGACATCGACGCCGCGCGCACCCGCATCGGCATGGTGTTCCAGGGCTTCAACCTGTTCTCGCACCTCAACGTGCTGAACAACCTGATGGTCGCGCAGCGCAAGGTGCTCAAGCGCGACCAGAAGACGGCGCAGGAGGTCGCGCTGCGCAACCTGGAGCGGGTCGGGTTGGGCGAGAAGGTCAACGCGATGCCGGCCCAGCTGTCCGGCGGCCAGCAGCAGCGCGTGGCCATCGCGCGGGCGCTGTCGATGGACCCGGACGTGATGCTGTTCGACGAGCCGACGTCGGCGCTGGACCCCGAGCTGGTGGGCGACGTGCTGGGCGTGATGCGGCAGCTCGCCGACGAGGGCATGACGATGCTCGTGGTGACGCACGAGATGCAGTTCGCCCGCGAGGTGGCCGACCGGGTGCTGTTCATGGACGGCGGGTACGTCGTCGAGGAGGGGCCGGCCGAGCAGGTCATCTCCGCGCCGCGGCACGAGCGCACGCAGTCGTTCCTGGCGCGCGTGCTCGACCCGACGCACCAGGGGCCCTCCGCGTAG
- a CDS encoding ROK family protein, translated as MTDLVLALDVGGTKVAGALVERGGAVRRAVRTGTPLGDAEETFAAVASVVDEVLAGEPVAAVGIACAGPVDATAGTVSPINVPGWRAFPLRDRVGELVPGVPVELAGDGTCMALGEHWLGAGRGSRFMVGLVVSTGVGGGLVLGGRPFGGRTGNAGHVGHVVVEPDGEPCTCGGRGCAETVAGGPRMVAWARQRGWQAPEGADAALLAAAAQAGEDLPRAAFERAGRAVGMAIAATAAVVDLDLAVVGGGVAQAGELLFDPLRRTVAEHCGLSYLDGLRVEPARLGGRGGLVGAAALVLGGPLGDQ; from the coding sequence GTGACGGACCTGGTGCTGGCACTGGACGTGGGCGGCACCAAGGTCGCCGGTGCCCTGGTGGAACGCGGTGGCGCGGTGCGGCGCGCGGTCCGGACCGGGACGCCGCTCGGGGACGCCGAGGAGACGTTCGCCGCGGTGGCGTCCGTGGTGGACGAGGTGCTGGCCGGCGAACCGGTCGCCGCGGTCGGCATCGCCTGCGCGGGGCCGGTGGACGCGACCGCCGGGACGGTGAGCCCCATCAACGTGCCGGGGTGGCGGGCGTTCCCGCTGCGCGACCGGGTGGGCGAGCTGGTGCCGGGGGTGCCCGTCGAGCTGGCCGGTGACGGCACGTGCATGGCGCTCGGCGAGCACTGGCTGGGCGCGGGCCGGGGCAGCCGGTTCATGGTGGGGCTGGTGGTCAGCACCGGCGTCGGCGGCGGGCTGGTGCTCGGCGGGCGGCCGTTCGGCGGGCGCACGGGCAACGCCGGGCACGTCGGGCACGTCGTGGTGGAGCCGGACGGCGAGCCGTGCACGTGCGGCGGGCGCGGCTGCGCGGAGACCGTGGCGGGCGGGCCGCGCATGGTGGCGTGGGCGCGGCAGCGGGGGTGGCAGGCGCCCGAGGGCGCGGACGCCGCGCTGCTCGCGGCGGCGGCGCAGGCCGGCGAGGACCTGCCCCGGGCCGCGTTCGAGCGGGCCGGGCGGGCGGTCGGCATGGCCATCGCGGCCACGGCGGCCGTGGTGGACCTGGACCTCGCGGTGGTCGGCGGCGGTGTGGCGCAGGCGGGTGAGCTGCTGTTCGACCCGTTGCGCCGCACCGTCGCCGAGCACTGCGGGCTGTCCTACCTGGACGGGTTGCGGGTCGAGCCCGCCCGGCTGGGTGGCCGGGGGGGTCTCGTGGGCGCCGCCGCCCTCGTCCTCGGGGGTCCGCTCGGGGATCAGTGA
- a CDS encoding transporter substrate-binding domain-containing protein encodes MARRTRHAALALFPVLALAATMTACATKVNTGSTDAGSGITLVQSGKLVTCTHLSYKPFQFSEGDKTVGFDVELVDLVAKELNVTQEIFDTPFETITSGEVFNTGKCDLAAAGMTINDARKEAIDFSEPYFDASQALLVKKDSGITGLESLSGKKIGVQLETTGEEYANENAAKFGYTVVQFEDLPLMETAVRTGAVDAAINDNGVLYDYAKEFPDTEVTTEFDTGEQYGIGVKKGNTALKAKVDEVLKKAKDNGEYDKIYEKWFGKKPESK; translated from the coding sequence GTGGCCCGTCGTACCAGGCACGCTGCGCTCGCCCTGTTCCCCGTGCTCGCCCTGGCGGCCACGATGACGGCGTGCGCGACCAAGGTGAACACCGGTTCCACGGATGCCGGCTCCGGTATCACCCTGGTCCAGAGCGGCAAGCTGGTCACCTGCACCCACCTGTCCTACAAGCCCTTCCAGTTCTCCGAGGGCGACAAGACCGTGGGCTTCGACGTCGAGTTGGTGGACCTGGTGGCGAAGGAGCTGAACGTCACCCAGGAAATCTTCGACACCCCCTTCGAGACCATCACCTCCGGCGAGGTCTTCAACACCGGCAAGTGCGACCTCGCCGCCGCGGGCATGACGATCAACGACGCCCGCAAGGAGGCCATCGACTTCTCGGAGCCGTACTTCGACGCCTCGCAGGCGCTGCTGGTCAAGAAGGACTCCGGCATCACCGGCCTGGAGAGCCTCAGCGGCAAGAAGATCGGCGTCCAGCTGGAGACCACCGGCGAGGAGTACGCCAACGAGAACGCGGCGAAGTTCGGCTACACCGTCGTCCAGTTCGAGGACCTGCCGCTGATGGAGACCGCCGTGCGCACCGGTGCGGTGGACGCGGCCATCAACGACAACGGCGTGCTCTACGACTACGCCAAGGAGTTCCCGGACACCGAGGTGACGACGGAGTTCGACACCGGTGAGCAGTACGGGATCGGCGTGAAGAAGGGCAACACCGCCCTCAAGGCCAAGGTCGACGAGGTCCTGAAGAAGGCCAAGGACAACGGCGAGTACGACAAGATCTACGAGAAGTGGTTCGGCAAGAAGCCGGAGTCGAAGTAA
- a CDS encoding amino acid ABC transporter permease, giving the protein MALSKRQRAKAFRGAQYALLVVIAVVLALVADWREIQRSFFNLDIAAEMFPNVITVALKNTLVYTALGFGFGLVLGLVLALMKLSPVAPYRWIATIYIEFFRGVPALLVFIALSFGVPLAFGLQFDIYSTVMLALGIVGAAYMAETIRAGIQAVPKGQIEAARSLGMSQGRTMATVVIPQAFRIILPPLTNELILLTKDSSLIYIIGLARDQYELTKFGRETLSRSPSLTPILVVGLCYLLITLPLGYLSRYLERRTGGKKISTPESTGLGVSS; this is encoded by the coding sequence ATGGCACTCTCCAAGCGACAGCGGGCGAAGGCGTTCCGCGGCGCCCAGTACGCACTGCTGGTCGTGATCGCGGTCGTCCTGGCGCTGGTCGCCGACTGGCGCGAGATCCAGCGCAGCTTCTTCAACCTGGACATCGCCGCGGAGATGTTCCCCAACGTCATCACGGTGGCGTTGAAGAACACCCTCGTCTACACCGCGCTGGGCTTCGGCTTCGGCCTGGTGCTCGGCCTGGTGCTGGCCCTGATGAAGCTGTCGCCGGTCGCGCCCTACCGGTGGATCGCCACGATCTACATCGAGTTCTTCCGGGGCGTCCCCGCCCTGCTGGTGTTCATCGCGCTCAGCTTCGGCGTGCCGCTGGCGTTCGGCCTCCAGTTCGACATCTACTCGACGGTGATGCTGGCGCTCGGCATCGTCGGCGCCGCGTACATGGCGGAGACGATCCGCGCGGGCATCCAGGCCGTGCCGAAGGGCCAGATCGAGGCGGCCCGCTCGCTGGGCATGTCCCAGGGTCGGACCATGGCCACCGTCGTCATCCCGCAGGCGTTCCGGATCATCCTGCCGCCGCTGACCAACGAGCTGATCCTGCTCACCAAGGACTCGTCGCTGATCTACATCATCGGCCTGGCCCGCGACCAGTACGAGCTGACCAAGTTCGGGCGCGAGACGCTCAGCCGGTCGCCGTCGCTGACCCCGATCCTGGTGGTCGGCCTGTGCTACCTGCTGATCACGCTGCCGCTCGGCTACCTGTCGCGGTACCTGGAGCGGCGCACGGGCGGCAAGAAGATCAGCACACCGGAGTCGACCGGGTTGGGGGTGTCCTCGTGA